A section of the Trichomycterus rosablanca isolate fTriRos1 chromosome 6, fTriRos1.hap1, whole genome shotgun sequence genome encodes:
- the atg4b gene encoding cysteine protease ATG4B translates to MDSATLTYDTLRFGEFEDFPETSEPVWILGKQSNALTGKAEILSDITSRLWFTYRKNFQPIGGTGPTSDTGWGCMLRCGQMILAEALIRKHLGRDWRWESGKRQRDEYTSILNAFIDKKDSYYSIHQIAQMGVGEGKSIGQWYGPNTVAQVLKKLSVFDTWSRLAVHVAMDNTVIIEEIKRLCMPWLDFDRGARAESQEMNGYAEGACALPQEEAAVWKPLVLLVPLRLGLSDINKAYIGTLKQCFMMPQSLGVIGGRPNSAHYFIGFVGEELIYLDPHTTQPSVEPCESGRIQDESYHCQHPPCRMHICELDPSIAVGFFCQTEDDFDDWCMHIRKLSGCREGLPMFELVDSQPSHLTNNEVLNLTPDFSESDRLERFFDSEDEEFEILSL, encoded by the exons CCACTCTTACCTACGACACATTACGCTTCGGGGAATTTGAGGATTTCCCAGAGACGTCCGAGCCCGTCTGGATTCTGGGGAAACAGTCCAATGCTCTAACAG GAAAAGCAGAGATCCTGTCAGACATCACCTCACGCCTGTGGTTCACCTACAGAAAAAACTTCCAGCCGATCG GAGGGACGGGACCCACCTCCGACACGGGCTGGGGCTGCATGCTGCGGTGTGGACAGATGATCCTCGCCGAAGCGCTGATCCGAAAACACTTGGGTCGAG actggAGGTGGGAGAGTGGTAAGCGGCAGAGAGACGAGTACACCAGCATCCTCAACGCCTTCATAGACAAGAAGGACAGCTACTACTCCATCCACCAGATCG CTCAGATGGGGGTGGGAGAAGGGAAGTCCATAGGTCAGTGGTACGGACCAAACACGGTGGCGCAGGTACTCAA GAAGCTGTCGGTGTTTGACACATGGAGCCGACTGGCCGTTCATGTCGCCATGGACAACACTGTGATCATCGAGGAAATCA AGAGGTTGTGCATGCCCTGGTTGGACTTCGACAGGGGTGCGAGGGCGGAGTCTCAGGAGATGAACGGGTACGCCGAGGGGGCGTGTGCGCTGCCCCAGGAGGAGGCGGCCGTGTGGAAGCCGCTCGTCCTGCTGGTTCCCCTGCGACTGGGCCTCAGCGACATCAACAAGGCCTACATCGGAACGCTGAAG CAATGCTTCATGATGCCTCAGTCGCTGGGGGTGATCGGCGGGAGGCCCAACAGCGCTCATTACTTCATCGGATTTGTCG GCGAGGAGTTGATTTATCTGGACCCCCACACCACTCAGCCGTCCGTGGAGCCCTGTGAAAGCGGGCGGATCCAGGACGAGTCCTACCACTGCCAGCACCCGCCGTGCCGCATGCACATCTGTGAACTCGACCCCTCCATAGCCGTG GGTTTCTTCTGCCAGACGGAGGACGACTTCGATGACTGGTGTATGCACATCCGCAAA TTATCAGGCTGTCGAGAGGGACTTCCCATGTTCGAGCTGGTCGACAGTCAGCCGTCGCATCTGACCAACAACGAGGTCCTTAATCTCACTCCAG ATTTTTCCGAGTCCGACCGGCTGGAGCGCTTCTTCGACTCCGAGGACGAGGAATTCGAGATCCTGTCCCTGTGA
- the dtymk gene encoding thymidylate kinase produces MAGSRGALIVLEGVDKAGKTTQCKKLVQSLQQSGRAAELLRFPDRTTQIGQLINSYLEKRSNLEDHTVHLLFSANRWELVPLMKKKLDLGINLVVDRYAFSGVAFTSAKPGFSLDWCKNPDVGLPKPDLVMFLQLNPAVAAERGEFGRERYETNAFQATVQQRFEQLISDPSINWKVIDAARSIEEVHSEIKVLSENAINAAANLPIGELWK; encoded by the exons ATGGCGGGTAGTCGGGGGGCGCTGATCGTTCTTGAGGGTGTCGATAAGGCAGGAAAAACTACACAGTGTAAGAAACTGGTACAATCACTTCAACAGAGCGGCCGAGCAGCAGAACTCCTCAGATTCCCCG ACAGAACGACGCAGATCGGCCAGCTGATTAATTCGTACCTGGAGAAAAGGAGCAACCTGGAGGACCATACAGTACACTTACTGTTCTCAGCAAACCGCTGGGAGCTGGT TCCTTTAATGAAGAAGAAGCTGGATCTGGGCATCAACCTGGTGGTGGACCGCTACGCCTTCTCCGGAGTGGCTTTCACCAGCGCCAAACCC GGTTTCTCTCTGGACTGGTGTAAGAACCCTGACGTGGGGCTGCCCAAGCCGGACCTGGTGATGTTCCTGCAGCTGAACCCCGCCGTGGCAGCAGAACGCGGCGAGTTTGGGAGAGAGCGCTATGAGACGAACGCTTTTCAGGCGACGGTGCAGCAGAGGTTCGAACAGCTCATCAGCGACCCGTCCATCAACTGGAAG GTCATTGATGCCGCAAGAAGCATAGAGGAAGTGCACAGTGAGATTAAAGTGCTGAGCGAGAACGCCATCAACGCCGCCGCCAACCTGCCTATCGGAGAACTCTGGAAATGA